The genomic interval CATAAACTCGATAATCTGTTCCCTGCTCTTCAACCATACACCGGCGACATGCCGTTTCATCCTGATCGATCCAAAAAGGCTGGAGCTGATCACATATAACAAGATCCCTCATCTCCTCCACCCGGTGATCACCGAAGCGAGGCAGGCCCTGAAAGTACTGAACTGGATGACGATCGAGATGGACAGACGGTACAAGCTTCTGGCGCAGTTCGGGGTGAAAAACATAAAGAGCTACAATAAAAAAGCTGACATTGAAAAACTGATCGACAGGGATACAGGGGAGGAAGTGGGGAATCTTCCCTACTATGTCTGTGTTATCGACGAACTCGCCGATATAATGGTGACTCTCGGAAACGAGATATATCCTCCGATAACCAGGCTTGCCCAGATGGCAAGAGCTGTAGGTATTCATCTGGTATTTGCGACACAGAGGCCTTCAGTGGATGTAATAACAGGCCTTATCAAGGCGAACTTTCCCTCACGGATAGCATTTCAGGTGACCTCAAAGACTGATTCCAGGACTATCCTCGATGTCAACGGAGGAGAGACTCTGCTCGGAAACGGTGACATGCTGTACCTTCCCAAGAATCTTCCGAGCCCGGTGAGGATACAGGGAGCGTATATATCCGAGGACGAAGCAGAGAGCGTGGCCGATTACTGGCGTGGGTTTATCGGTCGTGATACAGAACTCGATCTTAAAGAACAGACGATGGTCGGACCTGATGGTGAGGCTGATATAGATGACGAACTATACGAAAAAGCCAGAGAACTGGTTATTATGCATCAGCAGGGGTCTATTTCCCTGGTGCAAAGAAGATTGAGAGTCGGGTACGCCAGGGCGGCTCGGTTGATCGATATGCTCGAGCAGTCAGGCGTCGTGGGACCGTTCGAAGGCTCAAAGGCTAGAGAAGTGCTTGTGAGCCGGGAAGAATATGAAGGCAGTTGATGAAATAAGGTCTGTCGGAAGTTTTCACTTCTTCAACCTTGGATGCTCGAAAAACCTTGTAGACGCGGAACGCGTGGCAGGCTCGCTTGAGGAACGCGGGTGGCAATACAAGGAAGATCCAGCCCTGGCATCACTTCTTGTAATAACTACATGCGCTTTTATCTCGATAGCTGAAGAAGAATCGGTCGGAGAGATCATTCGGGTCGCATCCGGGAAAGAAGGCTGGCAGAAGCTGGTTGTTCTCGGTTGCATGGTCACTCGCGAAGGCGATGAGCTTGGCGACCTGTTTCCGGAAGTGGACCTGTTTCTTCCTGTCGATGAGATGATGAGGCTGCCGGAGGTGGCGGACAGCCTGGTCGGTCCGGTTGGTCAGGAGCAAGGGCGTCCCGTGAAAGTTTCGGGAGAATGTCTGTCCCATCCAGGAGGAAGGCGACTGTTTACCATTCCTCACCTTGCCTACCTGAAAATTGCTGAGGGATGCTCCAACCATTGCTCTTACTGTACGATACCCGATATCAGGGGAGAGCTTAGAAGCGAAGACCACGATGAGATGCTGGAGGAAGCCATAGCGCTGGCCAGAGCAGGAGTGAAGGAACTGGTGCTGATAGCGCAGGACACCTCTGCCTATGGCCAAGATTCCGGGAACGTTGATGATCTATACCGGCTTGCGGGCGAAATAGGCAGAGTCGAGGGTATCGAATGGATAAGACTGATGTATCTTCATCCGGCTCACCTGGACACAGGCAGGATCGAAGCCCTGATATCGGCTGAAACGATCATACCTTACCTCGATATACCAGTGCAGCATGTATCGGATCGTATTCTGAAGGATATGGGCAGGGGCTATCAGAGAAAAGACCTGGAAGATCTATTCGGCAAGTTAAGAAATATGGATCGTCGTGTAGTTCTCCGAACGACTGTGATGGCTGGTTTTCCCGGTGAGACTGAGGATGAATTCAACGAACTTCTCGATTTCATCGAAGAGCAGAAGTTTGACCATCTTGGCGTCTTTACATTCTCTCCTGAAAGAGGGACGACTGCATCCTCGATGAAAGGGCAGATCGATTCTGACCGTGCCCTGGCGAGGATGGATGAGATCGCTTCTGTCCAGATGGATATTTCACACGACAGGCTGATATCACTGATGGGGACATTGCAGAACGTCATAGTAGACGGATATATTGAGGATAACGAATCGCCCCTTCCCGGTGTATGGGGGACAGGCAGGTATTATGGTCAGGCTCATGATGTTGATGGAGTGACCTTCCTTTCGGGAAGGAAAGCGAATCGGGGGGAGATAGTAAAGGTCAGGATCAATGAAGTAGAAGCCTATGATCTTTTCGGGAAGGTTGAATAGATTTAGATTGACATTTATCCGCAATTACTGAATATAATTAGCGTTAAGCTGAAGAGATATGGTTCCGATAACTTAAGATAGATAGTCTGACGAAAATAATACGGAGGTCATACTTGAGCATTTTCAGACGAGAGAGGGTGTTATCCAGGACAGCGATGTTGCTCTGCCTCTCCTTGCTGTTTGCCGCCATTCCAGCAATGAGTGAGCCGCACGGGACAGGGGAGAAACTAGCTACAAACTATGAGATCCTTGAGAAGATATCCGGGCAGGCCATCGATGAACTCAAGGATAATATGCCTCGTATAGATGAAGATAAACTCGTACTTCTTGTCAAAAGTAAGGGCGCCGGTGCGATCGACGATGTTTTCACTAACGTACTTATCAGAAAATTCACAGAAGCCGGGTTTAGAGTGACCACAAAAGTGCCGACGGCTGGACAGGACGAGGCATTCCACGATTATGAATTCAACTATCAGATAGTCAGGTTTCTCATCAAGTATCCCGATATCGACAGAAGTTACTGGGTCGGCTCGAAGAAAGTAGAAAGGTTGGCGGAGGTCGGTATCTTTGCCCAGTTGACTGATGGGACCACTGGAGATATCGTCTGGGTGGGGGAGACTCGAAAGGACTATGAGGATACTATAGCCTATTCTCTTCTGGAAAGAGTAGAGGATCCACAACAGTCTTTCACTATGCCGGATCGCAAAGAGATAAAATGGGGTAAGGCGGCCGAGGCCTTTGTAGTGACAGGGATCGTTACGGGTCTTATCTATCTGTTTTTCTCGAACCAGACAAGTAATGAATGACCCACGACACCCGGGAGGGCGGTGCGTTATCTTCAGTCGTGACCGGGGTAGAATACTATCCTCAATATTGTTGATCGTGATGCTGGTGACATCTGGCTGCGGGCAAAAGTCCACATTGGAGCAGGCCTCTAATGAGTTCGACAATGGAAATTTCAGGGAAGCAATTTTTGTTTTAAGGCACCATTTTCGAAAAAACGGTCAGCGGAGTCCGGAACTTTTGTTCATGGAGGGAAGATCTCTACTCGCTCTTGGCAGGGAGGCTGAGGCAGATAATTCTTTTGCCGAGATTTACAGCATAGATAGCACATGGGCTCCTGCGATTGCGGAGATATTTCAGTCTGAAGCGATCGCGAGTCTTGAGAGAGGACTGGAAGCGCGGGGAAGACGTTTCGTCATCAGGGCTTCGAATTACGAGAGAAACCTCGATTTCGGCAGCTACAACTCGATGGCAGGCAAAATGTTGCTCGACAGGAAAGATTACGAAGGGGCAATTTACTATTTCGAAAACTACCTTGCTACAAGCTCGGACTCGGCTGGGGCGGCCGAGGTGATGATGGATCTGGGAACCGCCTATGAGGAAAGGGAAGAAAAACTTAAAGCAATAGATCTGTACAGGATATTTCAGGCAAGATATCCACGGAGCCGTCTTGTATCGACGGCCAAATGGAAACTTGAAAACCTGCTTCTCAGCGCCGGAAAGGAACTCTATTCAGGTGGTGAGACTGAGGAGGCGGAGAATCTTCTTCTTGAACTTTCCGCGACAGCCAGCAATCCTCTTGTCCAGGAGAAAGTCGATTTCATGCTGGCAGAGATCTTTGAATCCAGGCACGAACTTGAGCGTGCGATTGAATACTACTCGAAAGTGGTTCACATGAACCTCGGCTCGAGCGGAAGATTGGTGGAAAAGGCGAAAGAAAGGATCGTGGATCTTGAGAAGGCGAGATAGAAATACAAGGATGGCCCTGTCCGCGGCGCTGGTCGTTGTGATGTTTCTGGCTTCATGCGGTGGGGCCTATACAGCCAAGAGAATACCCGAAGCAGATGAGAAGATAGTGTTGGCGGGCAAATTGTTCGATAAAGAAAAATATGGGCAGGCAGCAGTAGAGTACAAGGATTTTCTCGCAGATTTCGCGGGGGATGAAAGGGGCGATCTTGCCCAGTA from Candidatus Latescibacterota bacterium carries:
- a CDS encoding DNA translocase FtsK, coding for INSIICSLLFNHTPATCRFILIDPKRLELITYNKIPHLLHPVITEARQALKVLNWMTIEMDRRYKLLAQFGVKNIKSYNKKADIEKLIDRDTGEEVGNLPYYVCVIDELADIMVTLGNEIYPPITRLAQMARAVGIHLVFATQRPSVDVITGLIKANFPSRIAFQVTSKTDSRTILDVNGGETLLGNGDMLYLPKNLPSPVRIQGAYISEDEAESVADYWRGFIGRDTELDLKEQTMVGPDGEADIDDELYEKARELVIMHQQGSISLVQRRLRVGYARAARLIDMLEQSGVVGPFEGSKAREVLVSREEYEGS
- the rimO gene encoding 30S ribosomal protein S12 methylthiotransferase RimO, with product MKAVDEIRSVGSFHFFNLGCSKNLVDAERVAGSLEERGWQYKEDPALASLLVITTCAFISIAEEESVGEIIRVASGKEGWQKLVVLGCMVTREGDELGDLFPEVDLFLPVDEMMRLPEVADSLVGPVGQEQGRPVKVSGECLSHPGGRRLFTIPHLAYLKIAEGCSNHCSYCTIPDIRGELRSEDHDEMLEEAIALARAGVKELVLIAQDTSAYGQDSGNVDDLYRLAGEIGRVEGIEWIRLMYLHPAHLDTGRIEALISAETIIPYLDIPVQHVSDRILKDMGRGYQRKDLEDLFGKLRNMDRRVVLRTTVMAGFPGETEDEFNELLDFIEEQKFDHLGVFTFSPERGTTASSMKGQIDSDRALARMDEIASVQMDISHDRLISLMGTLQNVIVDGYIEDNESPLPGVWGTGRYYGQAHDVDGVTFLSGRKANRGEIVKVRINEVEAYDLFGKVE
- a CDS encoding tetratricopeptide repeat protein — protein: MEGRSLLALGREAEADNSFAEIYSIDSTWAPAIAEIFQSEAIASLERGLEARGRRFVIRASNYERNLDFGSYNSMAGKMLLDRKDYEGAIYYFENYLATSSDSAGAAEVMMDLGTAYEEREEKLKAIDLYRIFQARYPRSRLVSTAKWKLENLLLSAGKELYSGGETEEAENLLLELSATASNPLVQEKVDFMLAEIFESRHELERAIEYYSKVVHMNLGSSGRLVEKAKERIVDLEKAR